The Terracoccus luteus genome includes a region encoding these proteins:
- a CDS encoding 2-hydroxy-3-oxopropionate reductase — protein sequence MTTIAFIGLGIMGSPMSVHLANAGHDVVGYNLHPDRTKDLVAAGGRAAGSIAEAVKGADVVAVMVPDSPDVQAVLQGDEGVFANAQPGTLVIDFSSIRPDVTAELAREASAHGFRLLDAPVSGGEAGAKNAALSIMVGGSAEDFAEAKPLLDTVGRTVVHVGGNGAGQTVKAANQLVVAANIQALAEAVVFLRAYDVDLDAALTVLGGGLAGSKVLDQKRDNMLSDSFEPGFRIDLHHKDMGIVGSAAREAGVVLPLGTLVATLMAAARANGDGGLDHSALLRGVQRLSGQPTARPTAQPTAP from the coding sequence ATGACCACCATCGCCTTCATCGGCCTCGGCATCATGGGCAGCCCGATGTCCGTGCACCTCGCGAACGCCGGGCACGACGTCGTCGGCTACAACCTGCACCCCGACCGCACCAAGGACCTCGTCGCCGCCGGCGGCCGGGCCGCCGGCTCGATCGCCGAGGCCGTCAAGGGGGCCGACGTCGTCGCCGTCATGGTGCCCGACTCCCCCGACGTGCAGGCCGTGCTGCAGGGGGACGAGGGCGTCTTCGCCAACGCCCAGCCCGGCACGCTCGTCATCGACTTCAGCTCCATCCGCCCTGACGTCACCGCCGAGCTGGCCCGTGAGGCGAGCGCGCACGGCTTCCGCCTTCTCGACGCCCCCGTCTCCGGCGGCGAGGCGGGCGCGAAGAACGCCGCCCTGTCGATCATGGTCGGCGGGTCGGCCGAGGACTTCGCCGAGGCCAAGCCCCTGCTCGACACCGTGGGCCGGACCGTCGTGCACGTCGGGGGCAACGGCGCCGGGCAGACCGTCAAGGCCGCGAACCAGCTCGTCGTCGCCGCGAACATCCAGGCGCTCGCCGAGGCCGTCGTCTTCCTGCGTGCCTACGACGTCGACCTCGACGCCGCCCTCACCGTCCTCGGGGGCGGCCTCGCCGGCTCGAAGGTGCTCGACCAGAAGCGCGACAACATGCTGAGCGACTCCTTCGAGCCCGGCTTCCGCATCGACCTGCACCACAAGGACATGGGCATTGTCGGCAGCGCCGCCCGCGAGGCCGGGGTCGTGCTGCCGCTGGGCACCCTCGTCGCCACCCTCATGGCCGCCGCCCGCGCGAACGGCGACGGCGGGCTCGACCACTCCGCCCTGCTGCGCGGCGTCCAGCGGCTCAGCGGCCAGCCGACCGCCCGGCCCACCGCCCAGCCCACCGCCCCCTGA
- a CDS encoding hydroxypyruvate isomerase family protein, with product MPYLANCSLLFTELPLLERPAAARAAGFDAVEFWWPWPDQPVPGDREVDAFVAAVDDAGVQLAGLNFFAGQLTGPDCGVLSIPSRAAQFTDNIDVTLGIGERLGTRAFNALFGNRVDDATPEQQDELGRENIARAARAAARIGGTVLVEPVSGPKPYPLRAAADAVSVVDDVRAAGAPNVGLLCDLFHLANNGDDVAAAIDRYADRIAHVQVADAPGRGEPGSGRLDLDAHLAAIAATGYTGWVGLEYTPTTATTPESLAWLTAAPTVA from the coding sequence CTGCCCTACCTCGCCAACTGCTCGCTGCTCTTCACCGAGCTCCCGCTGCTCGAGCGGCCCGCCGCGGCGCGCGCCGCCGGGTTCGACGCGGTCGAGTTCTGGTGGCCGTGGCCCGACCAGCCCGTCCCCGGCGACCGCGAGGTCGACGCCTTCGTGGCGGCGGTCGACGACGCCGGCGTGCAGCTGGCCGGTCTCAACTTCTTCGCCGGGCAGCTCACCGGCCCCGACTGCGGTGTGCTGTCGATCCCATCGCGTGCCGCGCAGTTCACCGACAACATCGACGTCACCCTCGGCATCGGCGAGCGCCTCGGCACCCGCGCCTTCAACGCCCTCTTCGGCAACCGGGTCGACGACGCCACGCCCGAGCAGCAGGACGAGCTCGGCCGCGAGAACATCGCCCGCGCCGCCCGGGCCGCCGCCCGCATCGGGGGCACGGTGCTCGTCGAGCCGGTGAGCGGCCCCAAGCCCTACCCCCTGCGTGCCGCGGCGGATGCCGTGTCGGTCGTCGACGACGTGCGCGCGGCCGGTGCCCCGAACGTCGGCCTCCTCTGCGACCTGTTCCACCTCGCCAACAACGGCGACGACGTGGCCGCCGCCATCGACCGCTACGCGGACCGCATCGCCCACGTGCAGGTCGCCGACGCCCCCGGGCGCGGCGAGCCCGGCTCCGGACGGCTCGACCTCGACGCGCACCTCGCCGCCATCGCGGCCACGGGCTACACCGGCTGGGTCGGGCTCGAGTACACGCCCACGACGGCCACCACGCCCGAGAGCCTCGCCTGGCTCACCGCCGCTCCGACCGTCGCCTGA
- a CDS encoding 8-oxoguanine deaminase, translated as MARTVIDGCTVVTMDAARTEHRTGHVVVDGGRVAAVGPGRLAEADRRPDDRVVDGAGCVATPGLVNTHHHLYQWATRGIACDSTLFEWLTTLYPVWAGIDEDITGAAATAGLGWLARTGCTTAMDHHYVFPHDGGDVLGAEIEAARRVGVRFLATRGSMDLGRSRGGLPPDHVVEGLDEILAASAAAVERHHDPSPDSRLRIGLAPCSPFSVTGDLLRESAALARDKGVRLHTHLAETTDEVDYCREHFDSTPVQYMESVGWLGDDVWFAHGIHFDDESVATLARTGSGVAHCPSSNARLGAGIARTRAMRDAGVKVGLGVDGPASNEASSLIEEARHALLLARAVGGPRALGVRDALELATIGGARVLGWDDQIGSLEPGKQADLALWRVDGLAHGDIVDPVAGLVLGAMPPLELLLVGGDPVVERDRLVGVDEVDLAADLKAASTRLLQRAGVAG; from the coding sequence ATGGCACGGACCGTGATCGACGGGTGCACCGTCGTGACGATGGACGCTGCCCGCACGGAGCACCGCACCGGCCACGTCGTCGTCGACGGCGGCCGCGTCGCCGCCGTCGGGCCCGGGCGGCTGGCCGAGGCCGACCGGCGACCCGACGACCGGGTGGTCGACGGCGCCGGGTGCGTCGCCACCCCCGGCCTCGTCAACACCCACCACCACCTCTACCAGTGGGCCACGCGCGGGATCGCCTGCGACAGCACGTTGTTCGAGTGGCTGACGACGCTCTACCCCGTATGGGCGGGCATCGACGAGGACATCACCGGGGCAGCGGCCACGGCCGGCCTCGGCTGGCTCGCCCGTACCGGGTGCACGACCGCCATGGACCACCACTACGTGTTCCCCCACGACGGCGGTGACGTGCTCGGCGCCGAGATCGAGGCGGCCCGGCGGGTCGGGGTGCGCTTCCTCGCCACCCGCGGGTCGATGGACCTCGGCCGCTCCCGCGGGGGCCTGCCGCCCGACCACGTCGTCGAGGGCCTCGACGAGATCCTCGCCGCGAGCGCGGCGGCGGTCGAGCGACACCACGACCCGTCGCCCGACAGCCGGCTGCGCATCGGCCTCGCCCCGTGCTCGCCGTTCTCGGTGACGGGCGACCTGCTGCGCGAGTCGGCGGCGCTCGCCCGCGACAAGGGCGTGCGGCTGCACACCCACCTCGCGGAGACGACCGACGAGGTCGACTACTGCCGGGAGCACTTCGACAGCACCCCGGTGCAGTACATGGAGTCGGTCGGCTGGCTCGGCGACGACGTGTGGTTCGCCCACGGCATCCATTTCGACGACGAGTCGGTGGCCACCCTCGCCCGCACGGGCAGCGGTGTCGCCCACTGCCCGTCGTCGAACGCCCGACTGGGCGCCGGCATCGCCCGCACCCGGGCAATGCGTGACGCCGGGGTGAAGGTCGGGCTCGGAGTCGACGGCCCGGCCTCGAACGAGGCGTCGTCACTCATCGAGGAGGCCCGGCACGCCCTGCTGCTCGCCCGCGCCGTGGGCGGGCCGCGGGCCCTCGGCGTCCGGGACGCGCTCGAGCTGGCCACCATCGGTGGGGCGCGGGTGCTCGGCTGGGACGACCAGATCGGCTCGCTCGAGCCGGGCAAGCAGGCGGACCTCGCCCTGTGGCGCGTCGACGGCCTGGCCCACGGCGACATCGTCGACCCCGTCGCCGGCCTCGTGCTCGGCGCGATGCCCCCGCTCGAGCTGCTGCTCGTCGGCGGTGACCCCGTCGTCGAGCGCGACCGCCTCGTCGGTGTGGACGAGGTCGACCTGGCCGCCGACCTCAAGGCCGCGAGCACGAGGCTGCTGCAGCGCGCCGGCGTCGCCGGCTGA
- the uraH gene encoding hydroxyisourate hydrolase yields MSSLSTHVLDTSLGRPAAGVEVSLETLDGAALGAGTTDADGRVGRLGPEHLDAGDYRLRFASGAYYAASGVEGFYPEVVIAFTVTEAGAHYHVPLLLNPYGYSTYRGS; encoded by the coding sequence GTGAGCAGCCTCTCGACGCACGTGCTCGACACGAGCCTCGGCCGCCCGGCGGCCGGGGTGGAGGTGTCGCTCGAGACCCTCGACGGGGCGGCCCTCGGCGCCGGCACGACCGACGCCGACGGTCGCGTGGGGCGGCTCGGCCCCGAGCACCTCGACGCCGGCGACTACCGACTGCGCTTCGCCTCGGGTGCGTACTACGCGGCATCCGGCGTCGAGGGCTTCTACCCCGAGGTCGTCATCGCCTTTACGGTCACCGAGGCGGGGGCGCACTACCACGTGCCGCTGCTGCTCAACCCGTACGGCTACTCGACCTACCGGGGCAGCTGA
- the uraD gene encoding 2-oxo-4-hydroxy-4-carboxy-5-ureidoimidazoline decarboxylase produces the protein MSAATEHARATEGSAGLHAFNALPDDEARTRVLACLGVPRFADVVVGGRPYADLDALLSTAEDAADDLTDDELAAALAGHPRIGERATSAAHQAEFSAREQSGVDPDDAQVATELTDGNRAYEERFDRVFLIRAAGRTAGEILGELRRRLGNDDAAERAETVTQLREIALLRLTEVAA, from the coding sequence ATGAGCGCCGCCACCGAGCACGCCCGTGCGACAGAGGGTTCCGCGGGTCTCCACGCCTTCAACGCCCTGCCCGACGATGAGGCGCGCACCCGCGTGCTCGCCTGCCTCGGCGTCCCCCGGTTCGCCGACGTCGTCGTCGGCGGGCGCCCGTACGCCGATCTCGACGCGCTGCTGAGCACCGCCGAGGATGCCGCGGACGACCTCACCGACGACGAGCTCGCCGCCGCGCTGGCGGGCCACCCTCGCATCGGCGAGCGGGCGACGTCGGCCGCCCACCAGGCCGAGTTCAGCGCCCGCGAGCAGTCGGGCGTCGACCCGGATGACGCGCAGGTCGCGACCGAGCTCACCGACGGCAACCGGGCCTACGAAGAGCGCTTCGACCGCGTCTTCCTCATCCGCGCCGCCGGCCGCACCGCCGGCGAGATCCTCGGCGAGCTGCGCCGTCGTCTCGGCAACGACGACGCGGCGGAGCGGGCCGAGACGGTCACCCAGCTGCGCGAGATCGCGCTGCTCCGACTCACGGAGGTGGCCGCGTGA
- the uraD gene encoding 2-oxo-4-hydroxy-4-carboxy-5-ureidoimidazoline decarboxylase, protein MSATATPPKPTRPSRHPVDEVLPAPRLFVYGFQHVLAFYAGAVIVPILLASAIGLSQEELIHLINADLFTCGIASIIQSVGFWKVGVKLPLLQGVTFTAVSPMIAIGLAAGGGTEGLLVIYGAVIVAGLFTFFIAPYFSRLIRFFPPVVTGTVILIIGIALLPVAANDAAGGLGPDFAPFSGRNLAYALGTLALIVAIQRLFKGFMATVAVLVGLVIGTLVAWALGDAHFDSVGQSSWFGVTTPFFFGWPKFSVAAIISMIVVMLITAVETTGDVFATGEIVDKRIERDDIARALRADGMATTLGGVFNSFPYTCFAENVGLVRLTRVKSRYVVAMAGAIMIVIGLIPKAGALVAGIPHPVLGGAAIAMFATVAVVGIQTLSKVDFHDHRNVVIVGTSIGLALYVTVLSTGSTGFAPQGTEDIRNAVPEWAQIIVGSGITLGSLTAIILNLLFHHVGRNRGPAVAGSPGNLVRLSEVNEMTQDQFVETFGSLFQGPRWVAERAYDQRPFADTGDLRQAFQEALFAASADEQRELINAYPDLGAESVADGAPGDPSLRDQSALGLTRLDEKSHGELDELNGQYRERFGFPLVTCVRDRDSYAQVLRHGWERLNNSPSQEHAAALIEIAKIAAYRFDDLVADANPVLSARMRITDVDSMA, encoded by the coding sequence ATGAGTGCGACCGCAACTCCCCCCAAGCCCACGCGCCCGTCGCGCCACCCGGTCGACGAGGTGCTGCCTGCGCCGCGACTCTTCGTCTACGGCTTCCAGCACGTGCTCGCCTTCTACGCCGGCGCGGTCATCGTGCCGATCCTGCTCGCCAGCGCCATCGGCCTGTCGCAGGAAGAGCTCATCCACCTCATCAACGCCGACCTCTTCACGTGCGGCATCGCCTCGATCATCCAGTCCGTCGGGTTCTGGAAGGTCGGCGTCAAGCTGCCCCTGCTGCAGGGCGTGACCTTCACCGCCGTCAGCCCGATGATCGCCATCGGCCTCGCGGCGGGCGGCGGCACCGAGGGCCTGCTCGTCATCTACGGCGCCGTCATCGTCGCCGGCCTCTTCACCTTCTTCATCGCGCCGTACTTCAGCCGGCTCATCCGCTTCTTCCCGCCGGTCGTCACGGGCACGGTCATCCTCATCATCGGCATCGCGCTGCTGCCCGTCGCGGCCAACGACGCCGCCGGTGGCCTCGGCCCCGACTTCGCGCCCTTCAGCGGGCGCAACCTCGCCTACGCCCTCGGCACCCTCGCGCTCATCGTCGCGATCCAGCGCCTCTTCAAGGGCTTCATGGCGACGGTCGCGGTGCTCGTCGGCCTCGTCATCGGCACGCTCGTCGCCTGGGCCCTCGGCGACGCCCACTTCGACTCTGTCGGGCAGTCGTCGTGGTTCGGCGTGACGACGCCGTTCTTCTTCGGCTGGCCGAAGTTCTCGGTCGCCGCCATCATCTCGATGATCGTCGTCATGCTCATCACGGCGGTCGAGACGACCGGCGACGTCTTCGCCACCGGCGAGATCGTCGACAAGCGCATCGAGCGCGACGACATCGCCCGGGCCCTGCGCGCCGACGGCATGGCCACCACGCTCGGCGGCGTCTTCAACTCCTTCCCGTACACGTGCTTCGCCGAGAACGTCGGCCTCGTGCGCCTCACCCGGGTCAAGAGCCGCTACGTCGTCGCCATGGCGGGCGCCATCATGATCGTCATCGGCCTCATCCCCAAGGCCGGCGCGCTCGTGGCCGGCATCCCCCACCCCGTCCTCGGTGGGGCGGCCATCGCGATGTTCGCGACCGTCGCCGTCGTCGGCATCCAGACTCTGTCGAAGGTCGACTTCCACGACCACCGCAACGTCGTCATCGTCGGCACGAGCATCGGCCTCGCTCTCTACGTCACCGTGCTCTCGACGGGCTCGACCGGCTTCGCGCCGCAGGGCACCGAGGACATCCGCAACGCCGTCCCGGAGTGGGCCCAGATCATCGTCGGCTCCGGCATCACCCTCGGCAGCCTCACGGCGATCATCCTCAACCTGCTCTTCCACCACGTCGGCCGCAACCGCGGCCCGGCGGTGGCGGGCTCGCCCGGCAACCTCGTGCGCCTCAGCGAGGTCAACGAGATGACCCAGGACCAGTTCGTCGAAACCTTCGGCAGCCTCTTCCAGGGGCCGCGCTGGGTGGCCGAGCGGGCCTACGACCAGCGCCCGTTCGCCGACACCGGCGACCTGCGGCAGGCCTTCCAGGAGGCCCTCTTCGCCGCCAGCGCCGACGAGCAGCGCGAGCTCATCAACGCCTACCCCGACCTCGGCGCCGAGAGCGTCGCCGACGGCGCCCCGGGCGACCCCTCGCTGCGCGACCAGTCGGCGCTCGGCCTGACCCGCCTCGACGAGAAGTCGCACGGCGAGCTCGACGAGCTCAACGGGCAGTACCGCGAGCGGTTCGGCTTTCCCCTCGTGACGTGCGTGCGCGACCGCGACTCGTACGCGCAGGTGCTGCGCCACGGCTGGGAGCGCCTCAACAACTCCCCGAGCCAGGAGCACGCGGCCGCCCTCATCGAGATCGCGAAGATCGCCGCCTACCGCTTCGACGACCTCGTCGCCGACGCCAACCCGGTGCTCAGCGCGCGCATGCGCATCACCGACGTGGACTCGATGGCATGA
- the pucL gene encoding factor-independent urate hydroxylase — protein MSIVLGPNQYGKAENRVVRITRDTARHEITDLNVSTSLRGDFADAHTTGDQAKVLPTDTQKNTAFIYAKKHGVASPEDYALALGHRFLDVTPAATSARIEVEQYAWDRIPVGDGGHDHAFVRRGGDVRTTVVTVGTSAGTGDIDGDGDGDGDGDGDGDSNGREAHVISGLKDLVVLKSTGSEFKGYLRDEYTTLQEADDRILATSLVARWRYLGTDVDWNKTYDSVRDTLLELFARTYSRALQESLHAMGTAVLERHPDVAEIRFSAPNKHHFAVDFSAFPDVENDGEVFIAADRPYGLIEASVVRDDVPEAPEAWLATPGFC, from the coding sequence ATGAGCATCGTCCTGGGCCCCAACCAGTACGGCAAGGCGGAGAACCGCGTCGTGCGCATCACGCGCGACACCGCGCGGCACGAGATCACCGACCTCAACGTCTCGACCTCGCTGCGCGGCGACTTCGCCGACGCGCACACCACCGGCGACCAGGCCAAGGTGCTGCCGACCGACACCCAGAAAAACACCGCCTTCATCTACGCGAAGAAGCACGGCGTCGCCTCTCCCGAGGACTACGCCCTCGCCCTCGGCCACCGCTTCCTCGACGTGACGCCGGCCGCGACGAGCGCCCGCATCGAGGTCGAGCAGTACGCCTGGGACCGCATCCCCGTCGGCGACGGCGGCCACGACCACGCCTTCGTGCGGCGCGGCGGCGACGTGCGCACCACCGTCGTGACGGTCGGCACGAGCGCCGGCACCGGCGACATCGACGGCGACGGCGACGGCGACGGCGACGGCGACGGCGACGGCGACAGCAACGGTCGCGAGGCCCACGTCATCTCGGGCCTGAAGGACCTCGTCGTGCTCAAGTCGACGGGCTCGGAGTTCAAGGGCTACCTGCGCGACGAGTACACGACGCTGCAGGAGGCCGACGACCGCATCCTCGCCACCTCGCTCGTGGCCCGCTGGCGCTACCTCGGCACCGACGTCGACTGGAACAAGACCTACGACAGCGTGCGCGACACCCTCCTCGAGCTGTTCGCCCGGACGTACAGCCGCGCGCTGCAGGAGAGCCTCCACGCCATGGGCACCGCGGTGCTCGAGCGCCACCCCGACGTCGCGGAGATCCGCTTCTCGGCCCCGAACAAGCACCACTTCGCCGTCGACTTCAGCGCCTTCCCCGACGTCGAGAACGACGGAGAGGTGTTCATCGCCGCCGACCGGCCCTACGGTCTCATCGAGGCGAGCGTCGTGCGCGACGACGTCCCCGAAGCGCCCGAGGCGTGGCTCGCCACGCCGGGCTTCTGCTGA